In Leptospiraceae bacterium, one DNA window encodes the following:
- a CDS encoding HAMP domain-containing protein produces the protein METLKHRTFLSFGKSAHKLYFENILDEFSNKKNSFSDHVSNWRNKKIRQVLIIHEKGKANSSLIEIQNNCSVAGLKVINFFLEDIKFQDYSKTLEAIEKIISIAKNESLALLFSNSDKEAVYLFAAGLILYIRKDISPEQAIKYVSGKEVVQNADSILFGFEKHINKNYKIPEHISQFLKVEKDTTDSKLTSKQQEEPVKKENTPNTQITKPKENSKSVISNKDIFQASRWTIQLKLMSIISGIIVFSMSGIIILATYFFKNDNEVRVKENNIKLTEVISMKVKTDFTALAEKANLIATTIRQEFKSNEQKSLFTDLFFKNDKDLISLGIYKKGGSGLEPSQVVVNTEFLNENQLSESDLKKLVNLHGSKFLKSFNGGAVVHNASPGFKIPILGISLPLPSDSNEPMIIVMFIRLEKLLTAFQASGITETFMVNDEGTIVAHPDSKIVMSGSNLIENPIVKAMMTSTLDNGQTRFKDKDGVYNLGSFKKLGIAGAGIVSTVSEDKAFEAVYNIQKRNIYIMAIAVCFAILIVYFFARSMTTPIQKLLGATKQIESGDFQVTIHPASGDEIGILTNSFIDMGKGLEEKEKVKSILGGMIDPTVVKEAMVDLAALKRGSEKEITAFFSDVAGFSTISEQLTSVELAALLNEYLGAMTIILKSHEGVLDKYIGDAIVAIFNAPVDVENHCLAAARASLEMIQKLDSQRKYWVEKNLYCKDAQEMDVRIGLNTGLAKVGFMGTEKLASYTMMGDTVNLAARLEAAGKDYGVNILISETVNERVREEMFTRELDLVRVKGKNEPVRLYELIAKRSEIENKIAESALLYEEGLNHYLKQEWDKAIEKLLKAEKVKGKKDKAAHQLIDRCEDYKKNPPGNDWDGVFTRTHK, from the coding sequence ATGGAAACACTTAAACATCGCACATTCTTAAGTTTTGGGAAATCAGCCCATAAACTCTATTTTGAAAATATCTTAGATGAATTTTCAAACAAAAAAAATTCTTTTTCAGATCATGTTTCCAATTGGAGAAATAAAAAGATAAGACAAGTCCTTATAATACACGAAAAGGGGAAAGCCAATTCTTCTCTTATTGAGATTCAAAACAACTGCTCTGTCGCCGGTTTAAAAGTTATCAATTTTTTTTTAGAAGACATAAAATTTCAAGATTACTCAAAAACTTTAGAAGCAATAGAAAAAATCATATCTATCGCAAAAAATGAAAGTCTCGCACTACTTTTTTCTAACTCGGATAAAGAAGCAGTTTATCTATTTGCCGCAGGGTTGATTTTGTATATTCGGAAAGATATTTCACCAGAACAGGCAATAAAATATGTCTCAGGAAAAGAGGTTGTCCAAAATGCAGACTCTATACTATTTGGATTTGAAAAACATATTAATAAAAATTATAAAATTCCAGAACATATATCACAATTTTTAAAAGTTGAAAAAGACACCACGGACAGTAAGTTAACTTCAAAACAGCAGGAAGAGCCAGTGAAAAAAGAAAATACTCCGAATACACAAATAACAAAGCCTAAAGAAAATTCAAAAAGTGTAATCTCCAACAAAGATATTTTTCAAGCATCCAGATGGACAATTCAATTAAAGCTCATGTCTATTATCTCTGGAATTATTGTTTTTTCTATGTCAGGGATCATTATCTTGGCTACCTACTTTTTTAAAAATGACAACGAGGTCAGAGTTAAAGAAAATAATATCAAGCTGACAGAAGTAATCAGTATGAAAGTAAAAACTGACTTTACAGCACTTGCAGAAAAAGCAAATCTAATAGCGACCACAATCCGCCAAGAATTCAAGTCCAATGAACAAAAATCCTTGTTTACAGATTTATTTTTCAAGAACGATAAGGATTTGATTTCTCTCGGAATTTACAAAAAAGGTGGGAGCGGTTTAGAGCCTTCTCAAGTTGTAGTGAACACAGAATTTTTAAACGAAAACCAACTTAGTGAAAGTGATTTGAAAAAATTAGTCAACTTGCACGGAAGTAAATTTCTGAAATCTTTCAATGGTGGAGCTGTGGTGCATAACGCAAGCCCTGGTTTTAAAATTCCAATTCTCGGAATCAGTCTTCCATTGCCTTCTGACTCGAATGAGCCAATGATTATAGTGATGTTTATTCGATTGGAAAAACTTTTGACCGCTTTCCAAGCCTCAGGGATTACAGAAACATTTATGGTGAACGACGAGGGAACTATCGTCGCGCACCCCGACAGTAAAATCGTAATGTCAGGCTCTAACTTAATTGAGAATCCGATTGTAAAAGCAATGATGACAAGCACTCTCGACAACGGACAAACCAGATTCAAGGATAAAGATGGAGTCTATAATCTTGGCTCATTCAAGAAGTTAGGAATCGCGGGAGCAGGAATTGTTTCTACTGTGTCTGAAGATAAAGCATTTGAGGCTGTTTATAATATTCAAAAAAGAAATATCTATATCATGGCTATAGCGGTCTGCTTCGCAATTCTAATTGTATATTTTTTTGCAAGGTCAATGACTACACCAATTCAGAAACTACTCGGTGCTACAAAACAAATTGAATCCGGTGATTTTCAGGTCACGATCCACCCTGCATCAGGAGATGAAATTGGAATACTCACCAATTCATTCATAGACATGGGTAAGGGCTTAGAAGAAAAAGAAAAAGTAAAGAGTATCCTTGGAGGTATGATTGATCCTACTGTGGTGAAAGAAGCTATGGTCGATCTCGCAGCTCTAAAAAGAGGATCAGAAAAAGAAATTACTGCGTTCTTTTCGGATGTTGCAGGGTTTTCAACCATCAGTGAGCAGCTAACCTCTGTCGAACTCGCAGCCCTTCTAAATGAATATCTAGGAGCCATGACTATAATTTTAAAATCTCACGAAGGTGTTTTGGACAAGTACATCGGTGATGCAATAGTTGCCATATTCAATGCTCCTGTGGACGTAGAAAACCATTGCCTTGCAGCAGCCAGAGCCTCCTTAGAAATGATCCAAAAATTGGACTCTCAAAGAAAGTATTGGGTCGAAAAGAATTTGTATTGCAAAGACGCTCAAGAAATGGACGTAAGAATAGGTCTAAACACCGGGCTTGCAAAAGTCGGGTTCATGGGTACAGAAAAATTAGCTTCTTATACAATGATGGGGGACACGGTAAACCTTGCCGCAAGACTTGAAGCCGCAGGAAAAGACTATGGTGTCAATATTCTAATCAGCGAAACAGTAAACGAGAGAGTTAGAGAAGAAATGTTTACAAGAGAATTAGACCTTGTTCGTGTAAAAGGAAAAAATGAACCTGTAAGACTATACGAGTTAATTGCAAAAAGATCAGAAATCGAAAACAAAATTGCAGAGTCTGCTTTGTTGTACGAAGAAGGACTAAACCATTATTTAAAACAAGAGTGGGACAAGGCAATAGAAAAATTATTAAAAGCCGAAAAAGTAAAAGGCAAAAAAGATAAAGCCGCACACCAGCTGATTGACAGGTGCGAGGATTACAAGAAAAACCCACCCGGAAATGACTGGGATGGAGTATTTACAAGAACACATAAATAA
- a CDS encoding FecR domain-containing protein gives MTAFLNNPKYVSGFLLGNILIFSVLLYLNMTKKAKSSGGETVATITYKNKTIQRKYDSQVIWDEIEKDGPLTNRDTIKSGEGSDAVITLKDGTQIQLAENSMILLDFSGKDININFAYGSVQAKRSDGGEKTSLNIKSGDQTVKLNESSDVKFAKGQDNTSLSMVVDKGQATVNIGGKDQVIGKDQKAELGKDKIEIRPVTLKPLNPPDQKFFVSMKKTESINFNWEKVEQNPEVVLEVSTSPAFTNLNAKRNTRSTGQELNLQAGTYYWRISTRNPKTKNFDYSETRRLAIISDSPVQLFSPANGSKSIYVTSMPIINFSWSKSSLASGYKLEISPSKDFSSNVKSYDSVSNSISLESMSPGANYWRITTKPSLPDISPQHSPVQVFYLENRKVLDPPIPMGPENYQKISQAFFAKGKALFLWQDNPEFKRFKIQISTDPDFKNIAYSDTSSQNFVTVTKSLGQGNYFWRIKGISSDGKETEFSSLRTFSVTENEKLELLNPNDRAEFDFSEGIEGIQFSWKRADQAGSFLVEISNSKEFHKILDSRTTMGYSLFYNFNKSGEYYWRVKLVEDKTDLLISAPRNIKILEKISDPVPISPKNHDIIDMAHKDSITFSWEKMDRAKSYTIEVFQTSQNGKRIILTDDTNSTNYTLRNLSKLDEGKFSWTLNANSIDKGQKKRIGNPVSSDFTITLTNKIKEIKPSDIEILSPKTQYVDQNEKSNK, from the coding sequence TTGACAGCTTTTTTAAACAATCCAAAATATGTTTCCGGTTTTCTTCTTGGAAATATCTTGATTTTCTCTGTACTTTTGTATCTGAACATGACTAAAAAAGCAAAGTCTTCCGGTGGAGAAACTGTAGCCACCATTACCTACAAAAACAAAACTATCCAGAGAAAATATGACTCACAGGTTATATGGGATGAAATCGAAAAAGACGGCCCTCTGACCAATAGAGATACTATCAAATCTGGTGAAGGCTCGGATGCAGTCATCACCTTAAAAGACGGGACTCAAATCCAACTTGCAGAAAACAGTATGATACTCCTCGATTTTTCAGGGAAGGACATTAATATCAATTTCGCTTACGGATCGGTTCAAGCAAAGCGTTCCGATGGTGGAGAAAAAACTTCTCTAAATATCAAGTCAGGAGATCAAACTGTGAAGCTGAATGAATCCTCTGATGTAAAGTTTGCAAAAGGACAAGACAATACTTCTTTGAGTATGGTCGTGGATAAGGGTCAAGCTACAGTCAACATTGGCGGAAAAGATCAAGTTATCGGAAAGGATCAAAAAGCCGAGCTTGGGAAAGACAAAATTGAAATTCGTCCAGTTACTCTAAAGCCTCTAAACCCACCCGATCAGAAATTTTTTGTATCTATGAAAAAAACTGAGTCTATAAATTTTAACTGGGAAAAAGTAGAACAAAACCCTGAAGTTGTTTTAGAAGTAAGTACGAGTCCTGCATTTACCAATTTAAACGCTAAGCGAAACACAAGATCAACCGGACAAGAATTAAACTTACAAGCCGGAACTTATTACTGGAGAATTTCTACAAGAAATCCAAAAACAAAAAATTTTGACTATAGCGAGACAAGAAGACTTGCGATTATTTCTGATTCCCCTGTTCAATTATTCTCCCCTGCGAACGGCAGCAAATCTATTTACGTTACCTCTATGCCGATCATCAATTTCTCTTGGAGCAAAAGCTCCTTGGCTTCCGGGTATAAGTTAGAAATTTCACCAAGTAAAGACTTCTCTTCCAATGTAAAATCGTACGACTCGGTTTCCAATAGCATTTCATTGGAGTCCATGTCGCCCGGGGCAAATTACTGGAGAATTACAACAAAGCCCTCTCTACCCGATATATCTCCCCAACATAGCCCTGTACAAGTATTTTACTTGGAAAACAGAAAAGTCTTAGACCCGCCTATTCCTATGGGTCCTGAAAATTATCAAAAAATCAGTCAGGCTTTTTTTGCAAAAGGGAAAGCTCTATTTCTATGGCAAGACAACCCCGAGTTCAAGAGGTTTAAAATACAAATCTCTACTGATCCCGATTTTAAAAACATAGCCTATAGCGATACTTCTTCTCAGAACTTTGTTACAGTAACAAAATCCTTAGGGCAAGGTAATTACTTTTGGAGAATCAAGGGAATCAGCTCCGATGGAAAAGAAACAGAATTTTCTTCTTTGAGAACTTTCTCCGTAACCGAAAATGAAAAATTAGAATTGTTAAATCCAAACGACAGAGCCGAATTTGATTTTTCTGAAGGGATAGAAGGAATCCAATTCTCATGGAAAAGAGCAGACCAAGCAGGAAGTTTTCTTGTAGAAATTTCCAATTCAAAAGAATTTCATAAAATTTTAGATTCCAGAACTACAATGGGGTATTCTCTATTCTACAACTTCAACAAATCAGGCGAATACTATTGGAGAGTCAAACTTGTCGAAGACAAAACAGACCTACTAATCAGTGCTCCGCGTAATATAAAAATTTTAGAAAAAATTTCTGATCCTGTGCCGATTTCTCCTAAAAATCATGATATTATAGATATGGCACATAAAGATTCGATTACATTTTCTTGGGAAAAAATGGATCGAGCAAAATCTTATACCATAGAGGTTTTTCAAACCTCACAAAATGGTAAGAGAATAATTCTCACAGACGACACAAACTCTACCAACTACACTCTCAGAAATCTTTCCAAATTAGATGAAGGAAAATTTAGCTGGACGCTGAATGCGAATTCCATTGACAAAGGTCAGAAGAAAAGAATAGGAAATCCAGTTTCAAGTGATTTCACTATCACCTTAACCAATAAAATTAAAGAAATTAAACCTTCGGACATCGAAATACTTTCTCCAAAAACTCAATATGTGGATCAGAATGAAAAATCAAATAAATAG